From one Dermatophagoides farinae isolate YC_2012a chromosome 5, ASM2471394v1, whole genome shotgun sequence genomic stretch:
- the LOC124499157 gene encoding uncharacterized protein LOC124499157, with translation MVAPKSHHRFWLFTDDNHHHHHQCRQSDRQKSTKINHHRIRNCQSPIMFCTTDQQLLLSSSTLSSCFSRSKSKFQSKSILKSKLISIFSLVHSLIIILSALNVLYNVNANEFNEIWQPQAAQVFEIEYPFVVEPSPLQINSSDIVINDTVAINKVNNNNETNSNLNMNDVLSKYEPELSYEDELNLIGHRTNDDGLIEEDEDGYENENEIEDNSNDNDVDDRWNNSTSRLKREIFRGQNYHYQRGYELSRLRYENRLRTDPTAAKPKAFFIREFHQGRDVPRELLRLTHGDIISDTIQPSTTSPPIISTGHDSDMKTMSDYQQQLFATKAALKAALQSGDKDFSILDYLNKMKAKIDSERQQQQQQKQGSGGHSGSIGGGVGAPLIPTTIGGGGGSTGNIGGIPGGAIIHPDQIIEQIKDIDQKHGGIDGGNLGVRFDEQIKEDLNKILPYDPSKQFGERIRPFRPSWIGSTPGAEPGQGSSGSSAGIAGGGSGNPADDYLNKIRRLYPHLFPGHSGQGIPGQRPGAGGGTGSASPSYGSSGDGSRTSGSGEAGRDSDGDGTGSRPGVGQTGYGGSGGGNDPYSGSGAGPSGGSGAGSGAPYASGGGPSGPFGPSGGGSGPSNQYGGGTGPSGLGVRPVISPPFVTPIGNRTGTYPPLPTLGTPASAYPSRFPGRLLSALTLYPGVRNSTFPGFPGYIRFDYPGYNTVPYTGFRCELQAYKIGYYADVAAGCQVFHICQRDGRMDSFLCPNGTLFHQKVMTCDWWYLVNCPASPSYYYLNGRIGVLPPLPATLGRFD, from the exons ATGGTTGCTCCAAAATCTCATCATAGATTTTGGTTATTTACAGAtgataatcaccatcatcatcatcaatgtcgcCAGAGTGATCGACAAAAATCGactaaaatcaatcatcatcgaattcgAAATTGTCAATCACCGATAATGTTTTGTACAACGGATCAacaattgttattatcatcgtcaacattatcatcatgtttttcgAGATCTAAATctaaatttcaatcaaaatcgatattgaaatcgaaattaatttcaattttttcacttgttcattcattgattattattttgtcaGCATTGAATGTTCTTTATAATGTTAATGCTAAtg aattcaatgaaatctGGCAACCACAAGCGGCACAAGTATTTGAAATAGAATATCCATTCGTTGTAGAACCATCACCATTACAGATTAATTCATCAGACATTGTTATCAATGATACTGTTGCTATTAATAaagttaataataataatgaaactaATTCcaatttgaatatgaatgatgtgCTATCGAAATATGAACCAGAATTAAGTTACGAAGATGAATTAAATCTTATTGGTCATcgaacaaatgatgatggattgatcgaagaagatgaagatggatatgaaaatgagaatgaaatCGAAGACAAttctaatgataatgatgttgatgatagaTGGAACAATTCTACATCAAGG TTGAAACGTGAAATATTTCGTGgccaaaattatcattatcaacgtGGATATGAATTAAGTCGTCTTCGTTATGAGAATCGTCTTCGTACTGATCCTACAGCTGCCAAACCAAAAGCATTTTTTATTCGTGAATTTCATCAAGGTCGTGATGTTCCACGAGAATTGTTACGATTAACACACGGTGATATAATATCGGATACGATACAGCCATCCACTACATCACCACCAATTATTTCAACGGGTCATGATTCCGATATGAAAACCATGTcagattatcaacaacaattatttgCAACAAAAGCAGCATTAAAAGCAGCATTGCAAAGTGGTGATAAAGATTTTAGTATTTTAGATTATCtcaataaaatgaaagccaaaattgattctgaacgtcaacaacaacaacaacaaaaacaaggaAGTGGTGGTCATTCCGGTagtattggtggtggtgtcgGTGCTCCTCTcattccaacaacaataggtggtggtggtggaagcACCGGGAATATTGGTGGTATACCTGGTGGTGCTATCATACATCCAGATCAAATTATCGAACAGATTAAAGATATTGACCAAAAACATGGTGGAATTGATGGAGGAAATTTAGGTGTACGATTCGATGAACAAATTAAAGAAGAtctgaataaaattcttcCATATGATCCAAG tAAACAATTCGGTGAACGTATTCGACCATTTCGCCCATCGTGGATCGGATCAACGCCTGGTGCAGAACCAGGTCAAGGATCAAGCGGAAGTAGTGCTGGAATAGCAGGCGGGGGTTCTGGTAACCCAGCCGATGATTATCTGAACAAAATTCGTCGTCTTTATCCACATTTGTTTCCCGGTCATTCAGGACAAGGAATACCAGGACAAAGACCTGGTGCAGGCGGCGGAACTGGCAGTGCTAGTCCTAGTTATGGTTCATCAGGAGACGGAAGTAGAACCAGTGGATCAGGAGAAGCTGGTAGGGATTCAGATGGCGATGGAACTGGAAGTCGACCTGGCGTTGGCCAAACTGGTTATGGGGGATCTGGAGGAGGTAACGACCCATATAGTGGAAGTGGAGCTGGTCCTAGCGGTGGTAGCGGTGCTGGTTCCGGAGCACCATATGCTTCTGGTGGTGGACCAAGTGGTCCGTTCGGCCCTAGTGGGGGTGGTTCTGGTCCCAGTAATCAATATGGAGGTGGTACTGGTCCTTCAGGATTAGGTGTCAGGCCAGTTATATCACCACCGTTTGTAACACCTATCGGAAATCGTACGGGAACATATCCTCCTTTACCGACACTTGGAACACCAGCTAGTGCATATCCATCACGATTTCCAGGGCGTCTCTTATCAGCGTTGACACTTTATCCTGGAGTCCGAAACTCTACATTTCCGGGATTTCCTGGCTATATACGATTCGATTATCCTGGATACAATACGGTGCCATATACAGGATTCCGATGCGAACTTCAAGCATATAAAATTGGTTATTATGCAGATGTAGCGGCTGGTTGTCAAGTTTTTCATATATGTCAACGTGATGGCCGTATGGATAGTTTTCTTTGTCCAAATGGAACATTATTCCATCAAAAAGTGATGACCTGTGATTGGTGGTATTTGGTCAATTGTCCAGCATCACCAagctattattatttaaatggACGTATTGGTGTATTGCCACCATTACCAGCAACATTGGGacgatttgattga
- the v gene encoding tryptophan 2,3-dioxygenase vermilion: MDNDNENLNQESTMTTNGQCPAVNGFRSISTNCSATPSIGMNVLYNDFNDVNQESIKINVSNGGDHPPILVGGGGGCPFGNGGGVSFGYGNFPKLNESTSREIPKGGMLYGEYLHIDKLLSCQEPVTRLVGNEVHDEHLFIITHQAYELWFKQILFEIDSVREIMNKRVKDEANLLIITSRLNRVVLILKLLVDQVTILETMTPLDFMEFRGYLSPASGFQSVQFRLLENKLGIRNDLRTNYGKNYYLKIFEDPKVIDIIKQSEDEHSLCELLQIWLEQTPGLDSPEFNFWERYKLVVNEMLEQIRTSAEEEDDETLKRNGLDEYQRKSELFDSIFDVNKHNALMARGDRRFTHKALQGALMISLYRDEPRFNLPFQILLLLMDIDSLITKWRSNHVEMVLRMIGAHQFGTGGSSGYHYLRSTLSDRYKVFVDLFNLSTFLIPRHCIPPLTVAMKKRLSMMDDSTMIKDLSAKIEKQQQQNENGSTDYQPDNDHHHHHHHSINLSNGKSINCKTMTTDGETRSNHGSSSSSSS; encoded by the exons atggataatgataatgaaaatttaaatcaagaAAG TACTATGACAACAAATGGCCAATGTCCAGCCGTGAATGGATTTCGATCAATTTCTACAAATTGCTCAGCAACTCCATCTATTggaatgaatgttttatacaacgattttaatgatgtgaatcaagaatcgataaaaattaatgtttCAAATGGTGGTGATCATCCACCAATATTGgtaggtggtggtggtggttgtccATTCggcaatggtggtggtgtaaGTTTTGGTTATGGTAATTTTCccaaattaaatgaatcaacatCACGTGAAATACCAAAAGGTGGTATGCTTTATGGAGAATATTTACAT atTGATAAATTGCTATCATGTCAAGAACCTGTTACACGTTTAGTAGGTAATGAAGttcatgatgaacatttattcatcattacacATCAAGCATATGAATTATGGTTCAAACAAATtctatttgaaattgattccgTACGAGAAATTATGAATAAACGTGTGAAA gATGAGGCCAATCTTTTGATAATAACATCTCGATTGAATCGGGTAGTTCTCATTTTGAAATTACTTGTTGATCAAGTAACCATTTTGGAAACAATGACACCGTTGGATTTTATGGAATTTCGTGGCTATTTATCACCTGCCAGTGGTTTTCAATCAGTACAATTTCGTTTATTAGAGAATAAATTAGGCATTCGTAATGATCTTCGTACTAATTATGGAAAGAATTATTATctaaaaatatttgaagaTCCAAAAGTAATTGACATTATTAAACAAAGTGAAGATGAACATTCACTTTGTGAATTATTACAAATATGGCTAGAACAGACACCTGGATTGGATAGTCCGGAATTTAATTTCTGGGAAAGATATAAATTGGTTGTGAATGAAATGCTTGAGCAGATACGGACGTCTGccgaagaagaagatgatgaaacattaaAACGTAATGGTTTGGATGAATATCAACGTAAATCggaattatttgattcaatattcGATGTAAACAAACATAATGCATTAATGGCACGCGGTGATCGTCGTTTCACACATAAAGCATTACAAGGTGCTTTAATGATTTCATTGTATCGTGATGAACCACGTTTTAATCTaccatttcaaattcttttattattgatggatattgattcattgattaccAAATGGAGAA gtaATCATGTCGAAATGGTACTACGAATGATTGGTGCCCATCAATTTGGTACCGGTGGTTCATCCGGTTATCATTATCTTCGATCAACATTAAGTGACCGGTATAAAGTTTTTGTCGATCTATTTAATTTATCGACATTTTTAATTCCAAGACATTGTATACCACCATTGACGGttgcaatgaaaaaacgTTTATCAATGATGGATGATAGTACTATGATTAAGGATTTATCGgctaaaattgaaaaacaacaacaacaaaatgaaaatggttcAACAGATTATCAACcggataatgatcatcatcatcatcatcatcattcaattaatttaagCAATggtaaatcaataaattgtaaaacaatgacaacagaTGGCGAAACACGATCAAATCAtggctcatcatcatcatcatcatcataa
- the LOC124498797 gene encoding uncharacterized protein LOC124498797, with product MEITSNRTTATGNSSEMIIYDDYHDNDNDHSNYHHDQYGIIDQYYHHHQQQQHLHHHHTIVESPLLLNNNDNNQLNTNNTNVRPATTTTTTTTMMMMVMPNPKTTLSNTNDIQQQQQQNESFNQVIDELSKKFQHQHIQNESNNCLNMEQSTMTSPTTIMIHNAAINNDLDLMKKLLLKSDNQMDENYDENNKQRITQLIDCRDSESNTSLLLAALNGHREMVQFLLDIGASINVQNFFNNTALHEAAWKGFSETLEILCNNYQKKQNELMMIMANDNRNHNNDEEMDQLVLNLHLKNKQGHTALHLAAQKGHNQSTRVLLLAGCKPNVKNNFGDTPLHSASRYGHVGVVRILISAFANVNELNKNDDTALHIAAAMNRKKLAKILLENGCNPTIVNRQGETPMNIALRKSYFDIQELIASPPPLKLLYRNISDYSESSLRSRSNNELYTKSSNRNQLQQQQYYEKNHHPTRSETYSCDQLNKCMNMMDGKHRHHIHNHNNNLNDDDDHMNEINDLYGNHYNHHHHHHHFQRNHHRNHFNELKRCKSDFSAPQIHSSELINRYRIRDPNEQKILHTLLSRVCTPTTQAASSIEPRNKQKSLKKKNPTATLQSRRTISPAKKSQQSNNSNKYRDSDSSDSYDDVYGKSLWL from the exons ATGGAAATAACATCTAATcgaacaacagcaacaggtAATTCTTCAGAAATGATCatctatgatgattatcatgataatgataatgatcattcaaattatcatcatgatcaatatggaataattgatcaatattatcatcatcatcaacaacaacaacatttacatcatcatcatactatAGTCGAATCACcgttattattgaataataatgataataatcaattgaatacAAATAATACAAATGTACGaccggcaacaacaacaacaacaacgacaacgatgatgatgatggtaatgccGAATCCTAAAACAACACTTTCAAACACCAAtgatattcaacaacaacaacaacaaaatgaatcattcaatcaggttattgatgaattatcaaaaaaatttcaacatcaacatataCAAAATGAATCTAACAATTGTTTGAATATG gaacaatcaacaatgacatctccaacaacaatcatgatTCATAATGCAGCAATAAACAACGATCtagatttgatgaaaaaattattattaaaatcggataatcaaatggatgaaaattatgatgaaaacaacaaacaacgaatcacacaattgattgattgtcgTGATTCg GAATCGAATACATCACTTTTGTTGGCCGCATTGAATGGTCATCGTGAAATGGTACAATTTTTACTCGATATTGGTGCATCGATTAATGTGCAGAATTTTTTC AATAATACCGCATTACATGAAGCAGCATGGAAAGGTTTTAGTGAAACATTGGAAATACTTTGTAATAATtatcagaaaaaacaaaatgaattgatgatgataatggccaatgataatcgaaatcataataatgatgaagaaatggATCAACTGGTACTCAATttacatttaaaaaataag CAAGGACATACGGCATTACATTTGGCTGCACAAAAAGGtcataatcaatcaactCGTGTACTATTATTGGCCGGATGTAAACCAAATGTCAAAAATAAT tTTGGTGACACACCATTGCATAG tgcATCTCGTTATGGACATGTTGGTGTTGTTAGAATTTTAATCAGTGCATTTGCTAACGTCAACGAATTGAACAAG aatgatgatacaGCCTTACATATTGCAGCGGCTATGAATCGTAAAAAATTGGCTAAAATTCTGTTGGAAAATGGCTGCAATCCTACTATTGTTAATCGG caaggTGAAACACCAATGAATATTGCATTAAGAAAATCTTATTTTGATATACAAGAATTGATTGCATCACCACCGccattaaaattattatatcgtAATATATCAGATTAttctgaatcatcattacgtAGTCGTTCAAATAATGAACTTtatacaaaatcatcaaatcgtaatcaattacaacaacaacagtattatgaaaaaaatcatcatccaactAGATCGGAAACATATTCCTGtgatcaattgaataaatgtatGAATATGATGGATGGTaaacatcgtcatcatattcataatcataataataatctaaatgatgatgatgaccatatgaatgaaattaatgatcTTTATggtaatcattataatcatcatcatcatcatcatcattttcaacgtaatcatcatcgaaatcattTTAATGAACTAAAACGTTGTAAATCAGATTTCTCTGCAccacaaattcattcaagtgAATTAATCAATCGTTATAGAATTCGTGATCCGAATgagcaaaaaattttgcacACTTTATTGTCAAGAGTATGTACACCTACAACACAGGCTGCTTCTAGTATTGAACcaagaaataaacaaaaatcattgaagaagaaaaatcctACTGCAACATTACAATCACGACGTACAATAAGTCCggcaaaaaaatcacaacaatcaaacaattcaaataaatatcgtgattctgattcatcagattcttatgatgatgtttatggAAAATCCTTATggttataa
- the LOC124498789 gene encoding uncharacterized protein LOC124498789 — protein sequence MKFLSISSILLFVVLTATIITVVHGNFDGYKWSNNFNGRFRRQGVKGPKYNRGGEASQSGLAGGARQYVRPMPSSTNVAAASSSASASSNAGGQSQNYGSNDGSQFQGQSVRPIGGGGRYSGQQNPSKFTGGQSGQYWQGNAGGNDNSVDSEPPSYGGVQGTPGVDFPNYARIPNTAFTCNGVPYEPGMYADEETRCQVYHVCFQGRKESFLCGVGTVFNQAILACDYWHAVDCGASRKFYSVNEELGKAGAEPSQGGQAASLRGPTGPSFSSPGPTGPSIQAQGPTGPSFSASGPTGPSFQAQGPTGPSFSASGPTGPSFQAEGPTGPSFSSSGPTGPSFSSSGPTGPSFSASGPTRPSYQAEGPTGSSYQAEGPTGPSFQAEGPTGPSFSSSGPTGPSFQAQGPTGPSFQAEGPTGPSFSASGPTGPSFSASGPTGPSFSASGPTGPSFQAEGPTGPSFSASGPTGPSFSASGPTGPSFQAEGSTGPSFSASGPTGPSFSASGPTGPSFQAQGPTGPSFQAEGPTGPTGPSGFGPGTSQMKSDNGIEVESGNLQVQPQPPMRGKESWSSMSAMRGGARGRGRGQAGRHLIPPAIGGIDFVMMSQPVKTPLRPSPISVGKMQAPRYSPSTSGLHAPSSRPQGPRYSPSTSGLHAPSSRPQGPRYSPSTSGLHAPSSRPQGPSGYTASQGGSFRMIQQQKQQQFDNTQQKIEY from the exons atgaaatttttatcaatatcatcaattttattgtttgtcgTATTAACGGCAACAATCATCACTGTTGTTCATGGAAATTTTGATGGATATAAATGGTCGAATAATTTTAATGGTCGA TTTCGACGACAAGGAGTTAAAGGTCCCAAATACAATAGAGGTGGTGAGGCATCACAATCTGGTCTAGCTGGTGGTGCTCGACAATATGTACGACCTATGCCATCAAGTACTAATGTTGCTGCAGCAAGTTCATCTGCTTCTGCTAGTAGTAATGCTGGTGGACAATCTCAGAATTATGGATCAAATGATGGTAGCCAATTTCAAGGACAATCTGTTAGACCAATCGGTGGTGGCGGCAGATATTCTGGACAACAAAATCCTAGTAAATTTACTGGTGGTCAATCTGGTCAATATTGGCAGGGAAACGCTGGtggtaatgataattctGTTGATTCTGAACCACCATCATATGGAGGTGTTCAAGGAACACCTGGAGTAGATTTTCCCAACTACGCACGAATTCCAAATACTGCATTCACTTGTAACGGTGTTCCTTATGAACCGGGAATGTACGCTGATGAAGAAACACGGTGTCAAGTCTATCATGTTTGCTTTCAAGGCCGTAAAGAAAGTTTTCTTTGTGGTGTTGGAACCGTTTTTAATCAAGCTATTCTCGCTTGTGATTATTGGCATGCAGTTGACTGTGGTGCTTCTAGAAAATTCTATTCAGTCAATGAAGAATTAG GAAAAGCTGGTGCTGAGCCGTCACAAGGCGGACAAGCTGCATCTTTACGTGGACCAACTGGACCATCATTCAGTTCACCTGGACCAACCGGACCTTCTATCCAAGCTCAAGGGCCAACCGGACCATCATTCAGCGCTTCAGGACCAACCGGACCATCATTCCAAGCTCAAGGGCCAACCGGACCATCATTCAGTGCTTCAGGGCCAACCGGACCGTCTTTCCAAGCTGAAGGGCCAACTGGACCATCATTCAGTTCATCTGGACCAACCGGACCATCATTCAGTTCATCTGGACCAACCGGACCATCATTCAGTGCATCTGGACCAACCAGACCGTCATACCAAGCTGAAGGGCCAACTGGATCGTCATACCAAGCAGAAGGGCCAACCGGACCATCATTCCAAGCTGAAGGGCCAACCGGACCATCATTCAGTTCATCTGGACCAACCGGACCGTCTTTCCAAGCTCAAGGGCCAACCGGACCATCATTCCAAGCTGAAGGGCCAACCGGACCATCATTCAGTGCTTCAGGACCAACCGGACCGTCATTCAGTGCATCTGGTCCAACCGGACCATCATTCAGTGCATCTGGACCAACCGGACCGTCATTTCAAGCTGAAGGGCCAACCGGACCATCATTCAGTGCTTCAGGACCAACCGGACCGTCATTCAGTGCATCTGGACCAACCGGACCGTCATTCCAAGCTGAAGGGTCAACTGGACCATCATTCAGTGCTTCAGGACCAACCGGACCGTCATTCAGTGCATCTGGACCAACCGGACCGTCTTTCCAAGCTCAAGGGCCAACCGGACCGTCTTTCCAAGCTGAAGGGCCAACCGGACCAACAGGTCCTTCCGGATTCGGCCCAGGCACATCACAAATGAAAAGCGATAACGGTATTGAAGTTGAAAGTGGCAATTTGCAAGTTCAGCCACAACCACCAATGAGAGGAAAAGAAAGTTGGTCATCTATGTCAGCTATGCGTGGTGGTGCACGTGGTAGAGGACGTGGTCAAGCTGGTCGTCATTTAATACCACCTGCGATTGGCGGAATAGATTTTGTAATGATGTCTCAACCAGTTAAAACACCCTTAAGACCATCGCCGATATCAGTAGGAAAAATGCAAGCTCCAAGATATAGTCCTTCAACAAGTGGTTTGCATGCACCAAGTAGTCGACCGCAAGGTCCAAGATATAGTCCTTCAACAAGTGGTTTGCATGCACCAAGTAGTCGACCGCAAGGTCCAAGATATAGTCCATCAACAAGTGGTTTGCATGCACCAAGTAGTCGTCCACAAGGTCCAAGTGGATATACAGCTTCACAAGGTGGATCATTTCGaatgattcaacaacaaaaacaacagcaatttGACAATactcaacaaaaaattgaatattaa